The window GGCGGAGACCGCGCCCGCCGGAGTGAAGCCGCCGCCCGCGCGCCGCACCTCTTCGCGCTGCTCGGGGTGCTCCACGAGCCAGCACTTGTTCTTGCGTCCCGGGCCGATCTCGAACAGGGGTGGCTCCTCGTGCAGTGTCTTGTCCCAGTGGTACGGGCAGCGGTCGTAGAAGCGGCACCCGGCGGGCCAGTTGGTGGGCGACGGCACCACGCCGGGGATCACCGCCAGCCGCTCCACCTGTTCGCCCAGCTTGGGCATGGAGCGCAGCAGCCCCTCGGTGTACGGGTTCTGCGGGTTGTGGAAGACGTCGTCCACCGAGCCCTCCTCGAACACCTGCCCGGCGTACATCACGATCACGCGGTCGCACGTCTCGGCCACCACGCCCAGGTCGTGGGTGATCAGGATGATGCTCATCCCCAGCTCCGACTTGAGCTTGTTGATGAGCTCCAGGATCTGCGCCTGGATCGTCACGTCGAGCGCGGTCGTCGGCTCGTCGGCAATCAGCAGCTTGGGGGTGCACGAGAGCGCCATGGCGATCATCACGCGCTGCCGCATCCCGCCGGAAAGCTGGTGCGGGTACTCGTCCACGCGCTGGTGCGGAATGGGGATCCCCACCAGCTCCAGCATCTCGATGGCCCGCGTGCGCCCCTGCTTCTTGTTGAGCCCCTGGTGCAGCCGCAGCGACTCCACGATCTGGTCGCCCACGGTGAACACGGGGTTCAGCGAGGTCATCGGCTCCTGGAAGATCATCGCGATGTCGTTGCCGCGGATCTGCCGCATCCGCTTCTCCGACGCGCGCGCGATGTCCTCCATCTCCCCGTCCTGCCCGCGGAAGAGGATGCGCGACTCCGGCTGGATCTTCCCCGGCGGCTCCGGGATCAGCCGCATCACGGAGAGCGAGGTCACGGACTTGCCGCTCCCCGACTCCCCCACGATCCCCAGCGTCTCGCCCGGGTTGACGTGGAACGACACGCCGTCCACCGCGCGCGCCACTCCCGCGTCGGTCTTGAAGTAGGTCCGCAGGTTCTCCACCTGCAGGATCGGCCCCGCCCCGCCCCCGTTCGTCAAATCAGCCCCCATTCCTTTTCGAGGACCCACCATTCGTCTAGGAGCGGCTCGCTCCGCAGCCATGCCGGGTCGATCCACATCCCTTCCATGACCTCGCTTCGTATCCGCCCGTCCTCGTCGGGTAGGACAACGTCGTACCCACCCGGCCCCAGACGGTACACCTCGAGCTTGTTGCGCAACGGGTCGACGATCCAGTACTCGCCCACTCCACCCGCTTCGTACTCGTAGAATTTCTCGCCCCGGTCTCGACCCCGGCTATCCGGGCTGATGACCTCCACGATGAGGTCGGCGGGGCCATCCAGGTACGTCTTTTTGATGCGGCCGAGGTTCTCCGTGCGTACGAAAAGCACGTCCGGCTCGCGCGCCCCCGCCTCCGGCCCGGCCCGCATGTAGAACGGCGCATGC of the Longimicrobium sp. genome contains:
- a CDS encoding ABC transporter ATP-binding protein, coding for MGADLTNGGGAGPILQVENLRTYFKTDAGVARAVDGVSFHVNPGETLGIVGESGSGKSVTSLSVMRLIPEPPGKIQPESRILFRGQDGEMEDIARASEKRMRQIRGNDIAMIFQEPMTSLNPVFTVGDQIVESLRLHQGLNKKQGRTRAIEMLELVGIPIPHQRVDEYPHQLSGGMRQRVMIAMALSCTPKLLIADEPTTALDVTIQAQILELINKLKSELGMSIILITHDLGVVAETCDRVIVMYAGQVFEEGSVDDVFHNPQNPYTEGLLRSMPKLGEQVERLAVIPGVVPSPTNWPAGCRFYDRCPYHWDKTLHEEPPLFEIGPGRKNKCWLVEHPEQREEVRRAGGGFTPAGAVSATGPVASVAGSPDDVDARTAEGI
- a CDS encoding Uma2 family endonuclease: MAARLAPSAETISFEEFLATVDEDARVEWVNGEIVEMSPATDRHAEITVFLTTLLNLFAKRRRLGRVVHAPFYMRAGPEAGAREPDVLFVRTENLGRIKKTYLDGPADLIVEVISPDSRGRDRGEKFYEYEAGGVGEYWIVDPLRNKLEVYRLGPGGYDVVLPDEDGRIRSEVMEGMWIDPAWLRSEPLLDEWWVLEKEWGLI